A single Ignavibacteriales bacterium DNA region contains:
- the dacB gene encoding D-alanyl-D-alanine carboxypeptidase/D-alanyl-D-alanine-endopeptidase, which yields MAPLLLILLFLTSSLPAQQNNQFESLLQFADTSRLLRNASVSIYAINIAQGRVILDKNGQKVLAPASNLKVVTSAAGLEILGSDYKYKTSFSLAGENTPEGEFIGDVIIEPSGDPTFGSTFITGILSFEEIFDSVFLRIEKAGIKKIRGGIRVDLSGFSVQQFPDYWSYIDIGNYYGTGVHKFTFHDNMYFLFFKPGLKPGDPAEVLRTEPEIEGLKFINRMRTGKAGSGDNGYIYPLPGREEYLLQGTIPAGVEEFDIKGSLPDPAAAFTGLFLNELERRGITFTVSIIYDSVKTGDRQQNQLADFYSPPLREIVRIINKRSNNLYTEQVLAALGMKNGRGRTEEGIAVVDSFLKANNIFSESLRLQDGSGLSRSNMISARTISELLHYMAVKGKTFSDYYESFPVAGDTLDSGGFKRFGLGTVIAKNARIKSGTINGVRSFSGYIHNKKGDLIAFSFLVNNYNGRSADVDGWYRELLLKLAE from the coding sequence TGCCCGCACAGCAGAATAACCAATTTGAGAGTTTATTACAGTTTGCTGATACATCCCGGCTGCTCAGGAATGCTTCGGTTAGTATCTACGCAATCAATATTGCCCAAGGCAGGGTTATTCTTGATAAAAATGGACAGAAAGTGCTTGCCCCTGCCTCGAATTTAAAGGTTGTAACTTCCGCTGCCGGGCTTGAAATACTTGGCAGCGATTACAAATATAAAACCTCATTTTCACTTGCCGGTGAAAACACACCCGAAGGGGAGTTTATAGGAGATGTTATCATTGAACCTTCCGGCGATCCCACGTTCGGTTCTACTTTCATAACCGGAATACTGAGTTTTGAAGAAATTTTTGATTCGGTATTCCTCAGGATTGAAAAAGCGGGTATTAAAAAAATCCGCGGAGGAATACGGGTTGATCTTTCCGGCTTTTCTGTTCAGCAGTTTCCTGACTACTGGTCATATATAGATATCGGCAATTATTATGGTACCGGGGTGCATAAGTTCACCTTTCACGATAATATGTATTTCCTCTTCTTTAAGCCCGGCTTAAAACCGGGGGACCCTGCAGAGGTTTTGCGGACAGAACCGGAAATTGAAGGCTTAAAGTTCATCAACAGAATGAGAACCGGAAAAGCGGGCTCCGGAGATAATGGGTATATTTATCCGCTGCCGGGAAGAGAGGAGTATTTATTGCAGGGGACTATTCCGGCAGGAGTAGAAGAGTTTGATATAAAAGGAAGCCTTCCTGATCCTGCTGCAGCTTTTACCGGACTTTTTCTAAATGAACTGGAGAGGAGAGGAATAACTTTTACCGTCAGCATAATATATGATTCCGTGAAAACCGGGGATAGGCAACAAAATCAGCTTGCAGATTTTTATTCACCTCCCTTAAGGGAAATAGTCAGAATCATTAACAAGCGAAGCAACAATCTTTATACTGAACAGGTTCTGGCTGCACTCGGCATGAAAAATGGCCGAGGAAGAACAGAGGAGGGAATCGCCGTTGTGGATTCATTCTTAAAAGCGAATAATATCTTTAGTGAATCACTCCGCCTTCAGGATGGATCAGGACTTTCCCGGAGCAATATGATATCGGCAAGAACTATTTCGGAACTGCTGCACTATATGGCTGTGAAGGGGAAGACATTCTCCGATTATTATGAATCATTTCCGGTTGCGGGCGATACATTAGATTCGGGAGGATTTAAGCGGTTTGGACTGGGGACGGTTATTGCAAAAAATGCCAGAATTAAATCAGGAACCATAAACGGTGTCCGCTCATTTTCAGGTTATATTCATAACAAGAAAGGGGATTTGATAGCATTCTCATTTCTGGTTAATAACTATAACGGCCGCTCAGCAGATGTTGACGGCTGGTACCGTGAACTGCTGCTGAAACTGGCAGAGTAA